In Methanobacterium sp. Maddingley MBC34, a genomic segment contains:
- a CDS encoding Fe2+/Zn2+ uptake regulation protein (PFAM: Ferric uptake regulator family), with amino-acid sequence MEEKLKAEKIKITPQRREIIRILTELEKTHPSFNQIYLAIKEPQPNISRSTVHENLKLLVQRGIIWSFNYKGETRYEMSPEAHVNLAEFNGEIKDIENEKLNVKLDEIIKILNEEEGIEIKSLLVLVEK; translated from the coding sequence ATGGAAGAGAAATTAAAAGCAGAGAAGATTAAAATCACACCTCAGAGAAGGGAAATCATCAGAATATTAACTGAACTGGAAAAAACACATCCCTCGTTCAACCAGATTTACCTAGCAATTAAAGAACCCCAACCCAATATAAGCCGTTCTACTGTACATGAAAATCTGAAACTACTGGTTCAAAGGGGAATTATATGGAGTTTTAATTATAAAGGTGAAACTCGTTATGAAATGAGTCCTGAAGCTCATGTGAACTTAGCTGAGTTCAATGGTGAGATTAAGGATATAGAAAATGAAAAACTCAATGTAAAATTAGATGAAATAATAAAAATCTTAAATGAAGAAGAAGGTATTGAAATTAAATCTTTATTAGTTCTTGTGGAAAAATAA
- a CDS encoding drug resistance transporter, EmrB/QacA subfamily (PFAM: Major Facilitator Superfamily~TIGRFAM: drug resistance transporter, EmrB/QacA subfamily), translating to MLESLRDNPKLTLLVISLASFMSFLDVSIVNVSLPTMAKYFGVTTNTVLWTILIYIIVLSSFLIVFGKLAQQKGFKKVFIAGFIIFITGSALCAVSTQFHELIIFRLMQAVGAAMFSGITAAMVLQYLPEKNRGRNLGIVTTIGSLGLALGPLLGGYITEYINFHWIFFINVPIGIIGIILGHAVLHETDKHPGSLDIPGVVMIFIAQSTLIFALNKGLDYGWTSTIIMGSIICSVIFWALFVIQESRAHEPLIDLKFLKMREISLASAANVFSNMPFAGAVVLLPFYFEVVKGMSTSYSGLMLTIMPIAIFIFGPLAGALSDKIAPNRVTLMGAVIGVIGCLVLSTFNPSSSLIYIAIGLLILGASVATFNPPNTKFILSESPSKYRGIASGLVNTSNMIGNGFGTGILGTAAAMVVYTTVGPSTSDKLTPALVSQGLHNAFIIGALAMGIALVLIAMTKYKKPVD from the coding sequence ATGCTTGAAAGTTTAAGAGACAATCCAAAATTAACCTTACTGGTAATTTCACTGGCCAGTTTCATGTCTTTTCTTGATGTTTCCATTGTGAATGTTTCCCTGCCCACCATGGCCAAGTACTTTGGTGTAACCACCAACACTGTTTTATGGACCATTCTAATTTATATCATTGTTTTAAGCAGTTTTTTAATTGTTTTCGGTAAATTAGCCCAGCAAAAAGGTTTTAAAAAGGTTTTCATCGCCGGTTTTATAATATTCATCACTGGTTCAGCTTTGTGTGCTGTTTCCACCCAGTTTCATGAACTGATTATATTCCGACTTATGCAGGCAGTTGGTGCAGCTATGTTCTCAGGGATCACTGCAGCCATGGTACTGCAATACCTCCCTGAAAAAAATCGAGGGCGAAACCTGGGAATCGTAACCACCATAGGATCCCTTGGCCTGGCATTGGGTCCCCTACTGGGAGGTTATATAACGGAATACATAAACTTCCACTGGATATTTTTCATAAACGTCCCCATAGGGATCATTGGCATTATCCTGGGCCATGCCGTGCTCCATGAAACAGATAAACATCCAGGGTCACTGGACATACCCGGGGTGGTCATGATCTTCATTGCCCAGAGCACCCTGATCTTCGCCCTTAATAAGGGATTGGACTATGGCTGGACATCTACTATAATAATGGGTAGCATAATCTGTTCAGTAATATTCTGGGCGCTATTTGTGATCCAGGAATCAAGAGCCCATGAACCTCTGATCGACCTTAAATTTTTGAAAATGAGGGAGATATCCCTGGCCAGTGCAGCTAATGTCTTCTCCAACATGCCCTTTGCCGGGGCAGTGGTGCTTTTGCCATTTTACTTTGAGGTGGTGAAGGGAATGAGTACCAGTTATTCTGGTTTGATGTTGACCATTATGCCCATTGCCATCTTTATCTTTGGCCCCCTGGCTGGTGCACTTTCAGATAAAATTGCACCCAACCGGGTTACTCTTATGGGTGCGGTGATTGGAGTAATTGGATGTCTGGTTTTATCCACTTTCAATCCTTCCAGCAGTTTAATCTACATAGCAATTGGGCTTTTAATTTTAGGGGCTTCAGTAGCCACTTTCAATCCCCCTAACACTAAATTCATTCTTTCAGAGAGCCCTTCTAAATACAGGGGAATTGCATCGGGCCTGGTTAACACCTCCAATATGATCGGTAATGGTTTTGGAACTGGAATTCTGGGTACTGCGGCAGCTATGGTTGTCTACACCACAGTGGGCCCCAGTACCAGTGATAAATTAACACCAGCCCTGGTCTCTCAGGGACTGCACAATGCATTTATCATTGGTGCACTGGCCATGGGGATAGCACTGGTTCTGATTGCCATGACCAAGTATAAAAAACCGGTTGATTAA
- a CDS encoding Ion channel (PFAM: Ion channel), with protein sequence MDRHYKVIFEALLSVLIIIELLFLVLVSIGFIADIKTGSIYAFGNWDIIIGILILIDFVVFRIIRGTNQNSWDFIGENWVYIIASVPLFFICFNLFHLIDFKVIIGLIGIIRIYALLKVLQITSGEVREYPKKTKLDYATFVLLLVIIFGSYLFFIVESGVNPEVPSYEAAIWYAIVSMTTVGYGDIVPVTLIGHIIGTILILAGMGYLSLVTATLAFSFIEIFRKESKKASNKLGKTAEGLKESFDSHEEKIDKVLKRMDEIENKLDEMENKR encoded by the coding sequence ATGGATCGACACTATAAAGTAATTTTTGAAGCATTATTATCAGTTTTGATAATAATTGAACTCTTATTTCTGGTTTTAGTATCTATCGGATTTATTGCAGACATAAAAACAGGATCTATTTATGCTTTCGGCAATTGGGATATAATAATTGGCATACTTATTTTGATTGATTTTGTAGTCTTTAGAATTATAAGGGGAACTAATCAGAATAGCTGGGACTTTATTGGAGAAAATTGGGTCTACATAATTGCCAGTGTTCCTTTATTCTTCATATGTTTCAATTTATTCCATCTAATTGACTTTAAGGTGATTATTGGATTAATCGGAATAATAAGAATCTATGCCCTCCTTAAAGTCCTTCAAATAACCTCGGGAGAGGTTCGTGAATATCCTAAAAAAACTAAATTAGATTATGCTACCTTTGTACTGTTGTTAGTCATTATATTCGGGTCATACCTATTTTTCATCGTGGAAAGCGGGGTTAACCCCGAGGTTCCCAGTTATGAAGCTGCAATCTGGTATGCAATTGTTTCCATGACCACTGTGGGTTATGGAGATATAGTTCCAGTCACGTTAATTGGCCATATAATAGGTACAATCCTTATATTGGCTGGAATGGGATATTTGAGTTTAGTCACAGCCACTTTAGCTTTTTCATTCATTGAAATATTTAGAAAAGAAAGTAAAAAAGCATCTAATAAGCTTGGAAAAACAGCAGAAGGGCTTAAGGAAAGTTTTGATAGTCATGAAGAAAAAATTGATAAAGTCTTAAAAAGAATGGATGAAATCGAGAATAAACTTGATGAAATGGAAAATAAACGTTAA
- a CDS encoding transcriptional regulator, effector-binding domain/component (PFAM: Bacterial transcription activator, effector binding domain), with protein MEIKEKKMEKRQVAYITYKGSYEEVPVLMGEIVGFIMAKGLQMMGPPFGVYYNSPEEVPVEELQYEVGMPFDGDAEEEGRVKIKTVQEQLVLSTVYEGPYSGCGMAIGALAEYAYKNDYEIIGPPVETYISDPNETPESELITEMCFPVMKK; from the coding sequence ATGGAAATAAAAGAAAAAAAGATGGAAAAAAGACAGGTAGCATACATAACGTATAAAGGATCCTATGAGGAAGTTCCAGTTCTAATGGGTGAAATTGTTGGATTCATAATGGCTAAAGGCCTGCAGATGATGGGTCCACCATTCGGAGTTTATTACAACAGCCCTGAAGAAGTGCCAGTTGAAGAACTCCAGTACGAGGTGGGAATGCCCTTTGACGGAGACGCAGAAGAAGAAGGACGGGTTAAAATAAAAACAGTACAGGAACAATTGGTTCTTTCAACAGTTTACGAAGGTCCATACAGTGGCTGTGGTATGGCAATCGGTGCATTAGCTGAATACGCCTACAAAAATGACTATGAAATCATTGGCCCACCAGTGGAAACCTACATTTCCGATCCCAATGAAACCCCAGAAAGCGAGCTAATAACTGAAATGTGCTTCCCTGTGATGAAAAAATAA
- a CDS encoding ABC-type transport system, involved in lipoprotein release, permease component (PFAM: Predicted permease), whose amino-acid sequence MKFRSLLIKNIFRNKTRSLLAILGIAIGVATILGLGLVTNGLAASTQQALTADAADFTVIAGTTGGGGSPDGASGGGAPGGQGGQQLINQTKVSEIQQISGVQTAAGVLRTNVNLNDTSSSTNSTTTTSSSASGSSGNMGQGQGNFQMMYSVIGIDSSNLGLDDIVITNGTAFSNDNQVIMGDMAAQSLNKTVGDTITLSNQTFTIVGTYETGNFQDDRGIVMSLGKLQSLTGNTDMVSLILVKAANGTSSSTLADTIESKYPNELSTSTSLSGMERMNNGLEIIESGAWAVTLLALLIGGIVVVVTMVKSVVERTREIGVLKAVGWTNKRILAMIIGESVVLSLLAAVVGIIVGVGVVEIISSAHLIMGVEPAFSAGLFLEALAVAIFLGIVGGIYPAYRASRLSPTEALRYE is encoded by the coding sequence ATGAAATTTAGAAGTTTACTTATCAAAAACATTTTTAGGAACAAAACCAGAAGTTTGCTGGCTATTCTAGGTATTGCCATAGGAGTAGCCACCATACTGGGCCTGGGCCTGGTAACAAACGGACTGGCAGCTTCCACACAGCAAGCACTCACTGCAGATGCAGCAGATTTCACAGTGATTGCTGGAACCACTGGAGGGGGTGGAAGTCCTGACGGGGCTTCAGGAGGTGGTGCTCCTGGTGGCCAGGGTGGTCAGCAGTTAATCAACCAGACTAAAGTATCCGAGATCCAACAGATATCTGGAGTTCAAACTGCTGCGGGGGTTTTAAGAACCAACGTTAATCTCAATGACACCAGCAGTAGCACTAACAGTACCACTACTACTAGTAGTAGTGCCAGTGGATCTTCCGGAAATATGGGACAGGGACAGGGAAATTTCCAAATGATGTACAGTGTTATCGGAATTGATAGCAGCAATCTGGGCCTGGATGATATCGTAATAACCAACGGTACCGCATTCTCCAATGACAATCAGGTTATAATGGGAGATATGGCTGCTCAAAGCCTTAATAAGACTGTAGGAGACACCATTACCCTTTCCAACCAGACATTCACCATCGTAGGCACCTATGAAACTGGAAACTTCCAGGATGATCGGGGAATTGTCATGTCCCTGGGAAAACTGCAGAGTCTGACTGGAAACACCGATATGGTATCTTTAATCCTGGTTAAAGCCGCCAACGGCACTAGTTCCAGTACACTGGCTGATACCATTGAGAGCAAATATCCCAATGAACTGTCCACTTCTACATCCCTTTCAGGAATGGAAAGAATGAACAATGGACTGGAAATCATCGAATCAGGTGCATGGGCTGTCACCCTTCTGGCCCTGTTAATAGGGGGTATTGTGGTTGTGGTTACCATGGTAAAATCAGTGGTGGAAAGAACCAGAGAAATAGGCGTGCTAAAAGCAGTTGGATGGACTAATAAGAGAATTCTGGCCATGATAATAGGAGAATCTGTGGTTCTCTCATTACTAGCAGCTGTTGTGGGAATAATCGTTGGTGTGGGTGTGGTGGAAATCATATCCAGCGCACATCTCATCATGGGCGTTGAACCTGCATTTTCAGCCGGTTTATTCCTGGAGGCACTGGCAGTGGCCATCTTCCTGGGAATAGTTGGAGGAATTTACCCCGCCTACCGAGCTTCCAGACTATCACCAACCGAGGCGTTGCGCTATGAATAA
- a CDS encoding LRR adjacent (PFAM: LRR adjacent) produces the protein MIKKVRFKKLNIVLLLLILVIGIVVILSWATGTSPKEISSNGTFEDPYVKFSYPTSLVAVQYTFENYTIVDFYNSNQTSTDNYVGNIRFSTSNLTNLKKVYSDGSLGQYEGYRTWQGNNTNGPYIYILLSSADAPVKSLQMDFKSEYKQAYKEILSTLKIKKIPS, from the coding sequence TTGATTAAAAAAGTAAGATTTAAGAAACTTAACATCGTGTTATTATTATTGATTTTAGTGATAGGAATTGTGGTAATATTATCCTGGGCAACTGGAACTTCTCCTAAGGAAATAAGCAGTAATGGGACCTTTGAAGACCCTTATGTAAAATTCAGTTATCCCACTTCCTTAGTGGCGGTGCAATACACCTTTGAAAATTACACCATAGTGGATTTCTATAACTCTAATCAAACCAGTACAGATAACTACGTTGGGAACATCCGCTTTTCAACCAGTAACCTGACAAATCTAAAGAAGGTATACTCTGATGGTTCTCTTGGTCAGTACGAGGGATACCGCACATGGCAAGGAAATAATACCAACGGTCCCTACATCTATATTCTGTTATCATCTGCAGATGCCCCGGTTAAGTCATTACAGATGGATTTTAAATCAGAATATAAACAGGCTTACAAAGAGATCCTGAGCACACTCAAAATAAAGAAAATCCCCTCCTAA
- a CDS encoding putative DNA alkylation repair enzyme (PFAM: DNA alkylation repair enzyme): MNYDEIIQELESLSNPDDVEGMARFGINPQKTYAVRIPELRKIAKKAGKNHQLAAQLWEAGYRETRILACMIEDPKKVTSQQLDLWASEFDYWEICDQCCMKLFRMTPFAYQKVFQWSESEEEFKKRAAFTLIAVLAVHDKKAPDERFEEFFPLIIKESTDTRIYVKKAVNWALRHIGKKNIVLNKKAIMVAGEIQKINSKSAKWIASDALRELESEKVQERLYKQSQSM; the protein is encoded by the coding sequence ATGAATTATGATGAGATTATACAGGAACTGGAATCACTGTCAAACCCAGATGATGTGGAAGGAATGGCTCGTTTTGGGATCAACCCCCAAAAAACCTACGCAGTCCGCATCCCTGAACTTCGAAAGATTGCTAAGAAGGCAGGAAAGAATCACCAACTGGCAGCACAGCTTTGGGAGGCAGGTTACCGTGAGACCAGAATTCTGGCCTGTATGATTGAGGATCCTAAAAAGGTTACCTCCCAACAGTTGGATTTATGGGCTTCTGAATTTGATTACTGGGAGATATGTGACCAATGTTGCATGAAACTATTCCGCATGACACCATTTGCATATCAGAAAGTTTTCCAGTGGAGTGAAAGTGAGGAAGAGTTTAAAAAGAGGGCAGCATTTACTTTAATTGCAGTTTTGGCGGTTCATGATAAAAAGGCACCTGATGAAAGATTCGAGGAATTTTTCCCATTAATAATTAAAGAATCTACTGATACTCGTATTTATGTTAAAAAAGCTGTTAATTGGGCTTTAAGACACATTGGGAAAAAGAACATTGTCTTGAATAAGAAAGCTATTATGGTCGCGGGTGAAATTCAGAAAATTAATTCAAAGAGTGCGAAATGGATAGCTTCAGATGCTTTAAGGGAGCTTGAGAGTGAAAAAGTTCAGGAAAGATTATATAAACAATCACAATCAATGTGA
- a CDS encoding putative transcriptional regulator (PFAM: Transcriptional regulator PadR-like family), with translation MVRISDLEASILGLIYEESQYGYQLEKTIEGWGMRNWTTIGFSSIYYVLKKLEKKELVSSKLEKVEGKPSRKVFTITDLGRETMEEKIRDLLSWNKKIISPIDLGLAYLNYLQPETVIKCLENYMESAQGRIKFLESSVKTQEELSAPYYVVALFSRPLANLKTEMAWVEEFIEKIKKEENL, from the coding sequence ATGGTTAGAATATCTGATTTGGAAGCATCCATTTTGGGCCTGATTTATGAAGAATCACAATACGGATACCAGCTTGAAAAGACTATTGAAGGGTGGGGAATGCGTAATTGGACAACCATAGGGTTTTCATCCATTTATTACGTCTTAAAGAAGTTGGAGAAGAAGGAACTGGTCTCATCAAAACTTGAAAAAGTGGAGGGAAAACCATCACGCAAAGTTTTCACCATCACTGACCTGGGAAGGGAAACCATGGAGGAGAAGATCCGCGACCTTCTCTCCTGGAATAAAAAAATAATTTCACCCATTGACCTGGGCTTAGCTTATCTTAACTATCTCCAACCAGAAACAGTCATCAAATGCCTGGAAAATTACATGGAATCAGCACAGGGCAGGATCAAATTCCTTGAAAGTTCAGTGAAGACTCAGGAAGAATTAAGTGCCCCCTACTATGTTGTTGCACTTTTCAGCAGGCCACTGGCCAACCTTAAAACAGAAATGGCCTGGGTGGAAGAATTCATTGAAAAAATTAAAAAAGAGGAGAATCTTTAA
- a CDS encoding methyl coenzyme M reductase system, component A2 (PFAM: ABC transporter~TIGRFAM: methyl coenzyme M reductase system, component A2), with the protein MGDWMSFIEIKNITKTFNGVEVLKNLNINVEEGTILGILGKSGSGKSVLINMLRGMKDYKPDEGQIIYNIALCPECLSVEPPSKENQHCKCGGKFQRKEVDFWSSDRQVFAAIRRRISIMLQRTFALYEDETVIDNVLKSIQGHDSEESTYMAIDLLDLAQMTHRITHIARDLSGGEKQRVVLARQLAKEPMIFLADEPTGTLDPTTAEFIHQALIEGIKGQGLSMVITSHWPEVMRNLSDEVIWLDNGEIIQKGDPEKVVESFMEHVPQPKINKEFETGGPIIELQDVKKHYYSIDRGVVKAVDGVNLSVDEGEIYGVVGLSGAGKTTLSRLLYGLTDPSSGQIKVKLGDQWIDMTEKGPFGRGRVKPYLGILHQEYSLYPHRNVLGNLTEAISLELPAEFARIKALYVLNAVGFSEDYADKILYKYHDELSGGERHRVALAQVLIKEPNIVILDEPTGTMDPITRVQVTDSIRKAREELNQTFLIISHDMDFVLDVCDQASIMRGGKILKTGLPSEVVEDLTSKEKNKMLKNKT; encoded by the coding sequence ATGGGTGATTGGATGTCTTTCATAGAAATAAAAAACATTACAAAAACATTCAATGGCGTTGAAGTCCTGAAGAACTTGAACATCAATGTGGAAGAAGGAACAATACTGGGAATTTTAGGAAAGAGTGGCTCTGGAAAATCAGTTCTAATAAACATGCTCCGTGGAATGAAAGATTACAAGCCAGATGAAGGCCAGATAATTTATAATATTGCACTGTGCCCTGAATGTCTCTCTGTGGAACCACCGTCAAAGGAAAACCAGCACTGTAAATGTGGAGGTAAGTTCCAGAGAAAGGAAGTGGACTTCTGGAGTTCAGATCGACAGGTATTCGCAGCTATCAGGCGCCGTATCTCCATAATGCTGCAGAGAACCTTTGCACTTTACGAAGATGAGACTGTGATTGATAACGTCCTGAAATCAATCCAGGGACATGATTCCGAGGAAAGTACTTACATGGCCATTGATCTCCTTGATCTGGCCCAGATGACACATCGGATCACTCACATTGCACGTGATCTTAGTGGTGGGGAAAAACAGAGAGTAGTTCTGGCCAGGCAACTGGCCAAAGAGCCCATGATTTTCCTGGCAGACGAACCAACAGGTACCCTGGATCCCACTACTGCCGAGTTTATTCACCAGGCTCTTATTGAAGGTATCAAGGGTCAGGGTCTAAGTATGGTAATCACGTCCCACTGGCCAGAAGTAATGCGAAACCTCTCTGATGAGGTGATCTGGTTGGATAATGGGGAAATTATCCAGAAAGGGGATCCTGAAAAAGTGGTGGAAAGCTTCATGGAACATGTGCCCCAACCCAAAATAAACAAAGAATTTGAAACCGGTGGCCCCATCATTGAGCTTCAAGATGTTAAAAAACATTACTACTCCATTGACCGGGGAGTGGTTAAAGCCGTGGACGGCGTTAACCTCAGTGTGGATGAAGGTGAGATATACGGAGTGGTGGGTCTTTCTGGAGCAGGTAAAACCACCCTATCCCGTCTGTTGTATGGTCTCACTGATCCCAGCAGTGGCCAGATAAAGGTGAAACTGGGAGATCAGTGGATCGACATGACTGAAAAAGGCCCCTTCGGCCGTGGGCGGGTTAAACCATATCTGGGGATCCTTCACCAGGAATACAGCTTATATCCTCATCGTAATGTGCTGGGAAACCTCACTGAAGCTATTAGCCTGGAGTTACCAGCTGAATTTGCCCGGATAAAAGCCCTGTACGTTTTGAACGCAGTTGGATTTAGTGAAGATTATGCGGATAAGATTCTCTATAAATATCATGATGAGTTGAGTGGAGGGGAACGTCACCGGGTGGCCCTAGCCCAGGTACTCATCAAAGAACCTAACATCGTTATTCTGGATGAACCAACCGGTACCATGGACCCCATTACCCGAGTTCAGGTTACAGATTCCATTAGAAAAGCACGTGAAGAGCTAAATCAAACTTTCCTAATAATATCCCATGACATGGACTTTGTACTGGATGTTTGTGACCAGGCTTCCATTATGAGAGGGGGAAAAATCCTTAAAACAGGACTTCCATCTGAAGTGGTGGAAGACCTCACCAGTAAAGAGAAAAATAAGATGTTGAAAAACAAAACTTAA
- a CDS encoding archaeoflavoprotein AfpA (PFAM: Flavoprotein~TIGRFAM: archaeoflavoprotein AfpA), which translates to MEKKKKIAWGITGAGDKILETMKVMERIRLEFEDLVDIEVFISKSGDQVVKYYGISNDIESNFDRVWVEINANAPFLAGNIQLGKYEFMLIAPATSNTVAKIAMRMGDTLISNAAIMGQKADVPIYILPSDVEEGVTITQLPDGKDLKITIRKEDVEHVEKLAKMYETYIIKEPKDMVGVFKKHFSKDIP; encoded by the coding sequence ATGGAAAAGAAAAAGAAAATAGCGTGGGGGATCACCGGTGCCGGGGATAAAATACTGGAAACCATGAAGGTCATGGAAAGAATAAGACTGGAATTTGAAGACCTGGTGGATATAGAAGTATTTATTTCCAAATCTGGAGATCAGGTTGTCAAATATTATGGAATATCCAATGACATAGAAAGCAACTTTGACCGGGTATGGGTTGAAATCAATGCTAACGCACCATTTTTAGCCGGTAACATCCAGCTGGGTAAATACGAATTCATGCTTATTGCACCAGCCACCTCCAACACCGTGGCCAAGATAGCAATGAGAATGGGAGACACCCTCATCTCCAATGCAGCAATAATGGGCCAAAAAGCTGATGTTCCCATTTATATATTGCCCTCTGATGTTGAAGAGGGAGTAACCATCACCCAACTCCCAGATGGAAAAGATCTGAAGATCACCATAAGAAAAGAGGATGTGGAGCATGTGGAAAAACTGGCCAAGATGTATGAGACTTACATTATTAAGGAACCTAAAGACATGGTAGGAGTGTTCAAAAAACATTTTTCTAAAGATATTCCATGA
- a CDS encoding hypothetical protein (PFAM: Bacterial transcription activator, effector binding domain; Uncharacterized conserved protein (DUF2174)) — protein sequence MSKLDLKKKKKEFYYPSTSEVSVVDLPEMKFLMIDGQGDPNTSQEYQDAMETLFPVSYKTKFLSKKEKSQDYVVMPLEGLWWADNMEEFSIADKSSWKWTVMIRQPDFVGKSMIDMAMKELEKKKDIPSRSKLRLETFKEGEAVQIMHIGPYGEAEAPAVNKLHAYIENQGYQLRGKHHEIYISDMRRTKPEKLKTVIRQPFQ from the coding sequence ATGTCTAAATTAGACTTAAAAAAGAAAAAAAAGGAGTTTTACTATCCGTCCACCAGTGAAGTTTCAGTGGTGGATCTGCCAGAGATGAAATTTCTAATGATCGATGGCCAGGGAGACCCCAACACATCCCAGGAGTACCAGGATGCCATGGAAACATTGTTTCCTGTTTCATATAAAACTAAATTCCTCAGTAAAAAGGAAAAATCCCAGGATTACGTGGTAATGCCTCTGGAGGGCCTATGGTGGGCAGATAACATGGAAGAATTCTCCATTGCAGATAAAAGTTCCTGGAAATGGACGGTGATGATCCGGCAGCCAGATTTTGTGGGTAAAAGTATGATAGATATGGCCATGAAGGAACTGGAAAAGAAGAAAGATATTCCTTCACGGTCAAAACTCAGGTTAGAAACATTTAAAGAGGGTGAAGCTGTTCAAATAATGCATATAGGACCTTATGGTGAGGCAGAAGCACCCGCAGTTAATAAATTACATGCATATATTGAAAATCAAGGTTACCAATTAAGGGGAAAGCATCATGAGATATACATCAGTGACATGCGCAGAACCAAGCCTGAAAAACTTAAAACAGTTATAAGGCAGCCTTTTCAATGA
- a CDS encoding putative permease (PFAM: Membrane transport protein~TIGRFAM: he Auxin Efflux Carrier (AEC) Family) yields the protein MNSYETIIAIVLMIIIGYVCRRFDFLKAEDTQTINKIVVYIAMPSLIFMAMYNADLSNFKTFGTITIICITMGLISGILAYIFTYFKGYPAKTRWGVVAASTLFNSGFLGYPVVLGVFGAAGLVRAVFYDVGSTILFISFGIFFLILYGGSYQDIIKRSVLFPPLLAVIMGVIANLLHISLGTVIPSTLNYLSGAAIPMIMLALGLSLEFKGIKEYLGVASFVTVLKLVISPLIALIIVGLMGFTGLDRTVTIVEAGMPSAMLSLALAITYDLDIKVTAACIFLSTALSMISITVLILFI from the coding sequence ATGAACTCCTATGAAACCATAATCGCCATTGTATTAATGATCATTATTGGTTATGTATGTCGCCGGTTTGATTTTCTAAAAGCAGAAGATACCCAGACTATCAATAAGATTGTGGTGTACATAGCCATGCCATCCTTAATATTCATGGCCATGTACAATGCAGATTTATCAAATTTCAAAACCTTTGGAACCATTACCATCATTTGTATTACAATGGGCCTTATATCCGGAATTCTGGCCTACATTTTCACCTACTTTAAGGGGTACCCTGCTAAAACTCGTTGGGGAGTGGTGGCAGCTTCCACCCTCTTCAACTCTGGATTTTTAGGATATCCTGTGGTACTGGGGGTTTTTGGAGCTGCAGGATTAGTGCGGGCTGTGTTCTATGATGTGGGTTCCACCATACTTTTTATATCATTTGGAATATTTTTCTTAATTCTTTACGGTGGTAGTTACCAGGATATAATCAAAAGATCAGTCTTATTTCCACCGTTACTGGCAGTTATCATGGGAGTTATTGCCAATTTACTCCATATTTCACTGGGAACAGTCATTCCCAGCACCCTTAATTACTTAAGTGGTGCTGCAATTCCTATGATAATGCTAGCTTTAGGCCTTTCCCTGGAATTTAAAGGTATTAAAGAATATTTGGGAGTTGCTTCTTTTGTCACGGTACTCAAATTAGTTATTTCACCATTAATTGCTCTGATTATTGTGGGACTGATGGGTTTCACGGGATTAGATCGGACAGTAACCATTGTGGAAGCTGGTATGCCGTCTGCAATGCTAAGTCTGGCCCTGGCCATCACTTACGACCTGGATATAAAAGTAACTGCAGCCTGCATATTCCTGAGCACAGCCCTCAGCATGATATCAATCACTGTTTTAATTCTATTTATATAA